In one Nicotiana tomentosiformis chromosome 6, ASM39032v3, whole genome shotgun sequence genomic region, the following are encoded:
- the LOC104099045 gene encoding uncharacterized protein, giving the protein MGTEILRPQDILIERFRVPPSAFHRRRSNFGNENGYFNPRNRKSVVRTEKKKLNNQPEPPSITRRCASAVELRQAYNDGLEMGRVTILRRGESLNSLVQPEMLPKQIRVGLSSADVYAGSAFSNSPSPRALPLPSFFNKKQEDFKSFDDSATRDLRRLLRLEY; this is encoded by the coding sequence ATGGGAACGGAGATTTTGCGGCCACAGGATATCTTAATTGAAAGGTTCAGAGTTCCGCCGTCGGCGTTCCATCGCCGGAGAAGCAACTTTGGAAACGAAAATGGCTATTTTAATCCTAGGAACAGAAAATCGGTGGTCAGAACGGAGAAGAAGAAGCTGAATAACCAACCTGAGCCGCCGTCGATCACGAGGAGATGCGCGAGCGCCGTGGAGTTGAGACAGGCTTACAACGACGGCCTAGAAATGGGTCGGGTGACGATTCTGAGGAGAGGCGAGTCTTTGAATTCGCTGGTTCAACCGGAAATGCTGCCCAAGCAAATCCGGGTCGGGTTATCATCGGCTGACGTGTATGCCGGTTCGGCATTTTCAAATTCGCCATCGCCTAGAGCTCTTCCCTTGCCCTCATTTTTCAACAAAAAGCAGGAAGATTTCAAGTCCTTTGATGACTCTGCCACTAGAGATTTGAGGCGCTTGCTCCGACTTGAATACTAG